The following are from one region of the Ignavibacteriota bacterium genome:
- the aroA gene encoding 3-phosphoshikimate 1-carboxyvinyltransferase: MIQSFNKITKVKGTLTFKGDKSISHRALLISSLAKGKSIIKNLSESDDVKSTIKCLIDLGIQVEYKNGIHSITGKGYKGFHASQKSLDAGNSGTTARLLTGILSAQNFESEIIGDKSLSTRPMNRIIEPLTQMGTNLNSNNGKLPIKISSSNNFRAINYFLPVPSAQVKSSILLAGLHLDEQSSVVETTAARNHTENLLGLSVERDGTKIKSFVSRKNYPDAKEYFIPGDVSSAMFFIVLALIVRDSELIIKDISLNPTRTECLNILKQMGGRIQIDLKGVSNNEVFGDVIVKSSRLSNIIIRKEIIPLIIDEIPILAIAGIFADGNYELRGASELRVKESDRIKAICKNLLKIGLTIDEHEDGFSVIGLPKNIAQTFESFYDHRIAMAFAILSSLLDSGGNVDKFECVSVSNPGFLNQLRAVSS, encoded by the coding sequence ATGATTCAGTCCTTTAATAAAATAACTAAGGTAAAAGGTACATTAACATTCAAAGGTGATAAATCTATATCACACCGGGCATTATTAATTTCTTCGTTAGCAAAAGGAAAATCGATCATAAAAAATCTTTCAGAAAGTGATGATGTTAAATCAACTATAAAATGTTTAATTGATCTGGGAATTCAAGTTGAATATAAAAACGGTATTCATTCAATCACCGGAAAGGGTTATAAAGGGTTCCATGCATCACAAAAATCTCTCGATGCAGGAAATTCGGGAACGACTGCAAGATTATTAACAGGAATTCTATCCGCACAAAATTTTGAATCTGAAATAATCGGAGATAAATCTCTTTCTACAAGACCGATGAATAGAATTATTGAGCCATTAACTCAAATGGGAACTAATCTGAATAGCAATAATGGGAAACTTCCGATAAAAATTTCTTCATCAAATAATTTTCGCGCAATAAATTATTTTTTACCGGTTCCAAGTGCGCAGGTAAAAAGTTCAATACTTCTTGCCGGATTACATCTTGATGAACAATCATCCGTGGTTGAAACAACTGCTGCACGAAATCATACAGAAAATTTGTTGGGATTATCAGTCGAGAGAGACGGTACTAAAATTAAATCTTTTGTCTCAAGAAAAAATTATCCGGATGCCAAAGAATATTTTATTCCGGGTGATGTTTCATCTGCAATGTTTTTTATAGTGCTTGCTTTAATTGTAAGAGATTCTGAATTGATAATTAAAGATATTTCATTAAATCCAACCCGAACTGAATGTTTAAATATTCTAAAACAAATGGGTGGAAGAATTCAAATCGACCTGAAAGGTGTTTCGAACAATGAAGTCTTTGGTGATGTAATTGTTAAATCAAGCAGACTTTCGAATATAATAATCAGGAAAGAAATTATTCCACTAATAATTGACGAAATACCGATTCTGGCAATAGCCGGAATTTTTGCCGATGGAAATTATGAACTTCGGGGTGCTTCTGAGTTGAGAGTAAAAGAGTCGGACAGAATTAAAGCTATTTGTAAAAATCTTTTGAAAATTGGATTGACAATTGATGAGCACGAGGACGGTTTTAGTGTTATTGGACTACCAAAAAATATTGCTCAAACATTTGAAAGTTTTTACGATCACCGGATTGCGATGGCTTTTGCAATTTTGTCATCCTTACTTGATAGTGGTGGAAATGTGGATAAATTTGAATGTGTGTCAGTTTCCAATCCCGGATTTTTAAATCAACTTCGTGCTGTTTCCAGCTAA
- a CDS encoding RNA methyltransferase has protein sequence MKWVLSKRQPSLRVVLENIHDPHNVSAIFRTCDAAGVPKVSLVYNVEKFPKIGKKSSASAYKWIEREKYKSIEDCYSQLREEKFVIYASSLNSDSKSLYDLDFTKKTAIVFGNEHRGLSNEAEKLADERFFIPMYGMVQSLNVSVSAAICIYEALRQRLIRKKYDKSELSTKELKNLLDEWSKK, from the coding sequence ATAAAATGGGTGTTATCAAAACGCCAGCCATCTCTCCGTGTTGTATTAGAAAATATTCACGATCCTCATAACGTAAGTGCAATCTTCAGAACCTGCGATGCTGCAGGAGTACCCAAAGTTTCATTAGTGTATAATGTAGAGAAGTTTCCGAAGATTGGTAAAAAATCTTCTGCTTCAGCTTATAAATGGATTGAACGCGAGAAATATAAATCTATTGAAGATTGTTATTCACAGCTTCGGGAAGAAAAATTTGTTATTTATGCTTCATCTCTTAATTCCGATTCGAAAAGTCTTTACGATCTTGATTTTACAAAAAAGACAGCCATTGTTTTTGGGAATGAACACAGAGGTCTCTCAAATGAAGCCGAGAAGCTTGCTGATGAACGATTTTTTATTCCAATGTACGGTATGGTTCAGAGCCTGAATGTATCTGTCTCTGCTGCAATTTGTATCTATGAAGCATTGAGGCAAAGGTTAATCAGGAAAAAGTATGACAAAAGTGAATTGAGTACGAAAGAATTAAAAAATCTGCTCGATGAGTGGTCAAAGAAATAA
- the deoC gene encoding deoxyribose-phosphate aldolase, translating into MNNKSHKISDEDVSQEFLEKVLKDYYCYGDSCKGWETNVITQPQTVKNIVDVGASRIAAGKGVGNSIKDKNIASKIDHTMLKPDATPQEITELCEEAKKYHFASVCINPGYVSLCASLLKGSEVRICTVVGFPLGATTAEVKKFETEQAIKNGATEIDMVINVGRLKAGDNSYVENDVNEVVMTAKSKGALVKVIIEAALLTDEEKVKACLICKKAGADFVKTSTGFSKGGATVGDVALMKYVVGSSIGVKAAGGIRSKEDAEAMIASGADRIGASASVKIVSGEKSESNY; encoded by the coding sequence ATGAATAACAAGAGCCACAAAATTTCCGATGAAGATGTTTCTCAGGAATTTCTTGAGAAAGTCCTTAAAGATTATTACTGTTACGGAGATTCCTGCAAAGGATGGGAAACAAATGTTATTACTCAACCGCAAACTGTAAAAAATATTGTTGATGTTGGTGCTTCAAGAATCGCAGCGGGAAAGGGAGTTGGCAATTCTATAAAAGATAAAAACATTGCATCAAAGATTGATCATACAATGCTTAAACCAGATGCTACTCCACAAGAAATTACAGAACTATGTGAAGAAGCAAAAAAATATCACTTTGCGTCAGTCTGTATAAATCCAGGTTATGTTTCTCTCTGCGCTTCATTGTTAAAGGGAAGTGAAGTACGAATTTGTACCGTTGTCGGATTCCCGCTTGGTGCAACAACCGCAGAAGTAAAAAAATTTGAAACAGAGCAAGCTATAAAAAATGGTGCAACAGAAATTGATATGGTTATAAATGTTGGAAGGCTGAAAGCTGGTGATAATAGTTATGTGGAGAATGATGTGAACGAAGTTGTTATGACAGCTAAAAGTAAAGGCGCTTTAGTGAAAGTTATTATTGAAGCAGCATTACTTACTGATGAGGAAAAAGTTAAAGCGTGTTTGATTTGTAAAAAAGCCGGAGCCGATTTCGTAAAAACATCCACAGGTTTTAGCAAAGGCGGTGCAACTGTTGGCGATGTTGCCTTGATGAAATATGTTGTTGGAAGTTCAATTGGTGTTAAAGCTGCAGGGGGTATCAGGTCGAAAGAAGATGCTGAAGCGATGATTGCTTCCGGTGCAGATAGAATCGGTGCGAGTGCAAGTGTGAAAATTGTATCTGGCGAAAAAAGCGAATCGAATTATTAA
- a CDS encoding ORF6N domain-containing protein, which yields MKNRSEKAEIIPSERIERKIYSIRNQKVMLSTHLAALYEVEVKVLNQAVKRNIDRFPRDFMFQLSKKEFENLKSQIVTTSWGGARRSQPYAFTEQGVAMLSSVLKSKKAIKVNIQIMRAFVKLREIISTHKELAQKLKELELKIDSHDTQIQAIFDVINQLIIPPDPTKRKMGITINE from the coding sequence ATGAAAAATAGATCAGAAAAAGCCGAAATAATCCCTAGCGAACGAATTGAAAGAAAGATCTATTCGATCAGGAATCAGAAAGTAATGTTGAGTACTCATTTAGCAGCATTATATGAAGTCGAAGTAAAAGTTTTGAATCAAGCTGTAAAAAGAAATATAGACCGTTTTCCCAGAGATTTTATGTTTCAATTATCGAAGAAAGAATTCGAAAACTTGAAGTCACAAATTGTGACCACAAGTTGGGGAGGCGCACGAAGATCACAACCTTACGCATTTACCGAACAAGGTGTAGCTATGCTTTCATCTGTTCTTAAAAGCAAGAAGGCAATAAAAGTAAACATTCAAATTATGCGTGCATTCGTTAAATTGAGAGAAATAATTTCCACTCACAAAGAGCTTGCTCAAAAATTAAAAGAACTTGAACTAAAAATCGATTCACACGATACACAGATTCAAGCTATATTTGATGTAATTAATCAACTTATAATTCCACCGGATCCAACAAAAAGAAAAATGGGAATTACAATAAATGAATAA
- the folD gene encoding bifunctional methylenetetrahydrofolate dehydrogenase/methenyltetrahydrofolate cyclohydrolase FolD, translating to MIIIDGKKIAQEIRAELKTEIDKLISAGKNVPGLVAILVGDNPASESYVRGKAKACEEIGMRAVTERHPSDITEKTLLDLIDSYNNNDKFNGILVQLPLPKHIDEDKVIETISPKKDVDGFHPINVGNLVIGKPAFRSCTPAGIQELLIRYKIETKGKHVVVLGRSNIVGKPIANIMLQKKEFANSIVTICHSAAPDVSYYTKQADILIAAIGSPKFVKGSMVKEGVVVIDVGINRLEDKAAQKGYRLVGDVDFDEVSKKASYITPVPGGVGPMTIAMLLKNTFEAYSKLNQ from the coding sequence ATGATAATCATTGATGGAAAAAAAATAGCTCAGGAAATAAGAGCTGAATTAAAAACTGAAATAGACAAACTAATATCAGCAGGGAAGAATGTTCCCGGATTGGTTGCTATTCTTGTTGGTGATAATCCTGCTTCTGAAAGCTATGTGAGAGGAAAAGCGAAAGCTTGTGAAGAAATTGGAATGCGGGCTGTTACTGAAAGACATCCATCTGATATTACTGAAAAAACTCTTCTTGATTTAATAGACTCATATAACAATAATGATAAATTCAATGGAATTCTTGTTCAGCTTCCATTGCCGAAACATATAGATGAAGATAAAGTTATTGAAACCATCTCACCTAAAAAAGATGTTGATGGATTTCATCCAATCAATGTTGGAAATTTAGTAATTGGCAAACCTGCATTTCGTTCCTGCACACCAGCCGGTATTCAGGAATTGCTTATCAGATACAAAATTGAAACGAAAGGAAAGCATGTTGTTGTTCTTGGTAGGAGTAATATTGTTGGTAAACCAATCGCAAATATTATGCTTCAAAAAAAAGAATTTGCAAATTCTATTGTTACGATTTGTCATTCTGCTGCACCCGATGTTTCATATTACACAAAGCAAGCAGATATTTTAATTGCAGCCATTGGTTCTCCTAAATTTGTAAAAGGAAGCATGGTTAAAGAAGGTGTTGTAGTGATTGATGTTGGAATTAATCGTCTTGAAGATAAAGCAGCACAAAAAGGTTATCGGCTTGTCGGTGATGTTGATTTTGATGAAGTATCAAAAAAAGCATCATACATAACTCCGGTACCTGGTGGAGTTGGTCCGATGACGATTGCTATGTTATTGAAAAATACTTTTGAAGCATACTCAAAGTTGAATCAATAG
- a CDS encoding TIGR00282 family metallophosphoesterase: MPTINILFIGDIVGKPGMDLVQTWLPGLIQKYKADFVIANGENASEGKGCTDKEGNQLFELGVHVLTGGNHTWDKHQSQDYLRRESRALRPLNYPKGTYGNGYYIAETKKGKVAVLNLQGRTFMAPIDCPFRSADWVLPKIENETKVIIVDFHAEATAEKIAMSHYLDGRVSALIGTHTHIQTSDERIMPKGTGYITDAGMSGPYESVVGMKVQAAVNRFLYQTPQKYEAATNDVHLCGVFLKVDSDSGKTTLIERILFPDFVKSIQN; the protein is encoded by the coding sequence ATGCCCACAATAAATATTCTTTTCATTGGAGATATCGTTGGGAAACCAGGGATGGATCTTGTCCAAACCTGGCTACCAGGATTAATTCAGAAATACAAGGCAGATTTTGTAATTGCTAACGGAGAAAATGCTTCCGAAGGAAAAGGCTGTACTGACAAAGAAGGCAACCAGCTTTTTGAACTTGGAGTTCACGTATTAACCGGAGGAAATCATACGTGGGACAAACATCAATCTCAGGATTATCTTCGAAGAGAATCAAGAGCTTTACGACCGTTAAACTATCCGAAAGGCACTTATGGGAATGGTTATTACATTGCTGAGACTAAAAAAGGAAAAGTTGCTGTTCTCAATCTTCAGGGAAGAACTTTTATGGCTCCAATTGATTGTCCTTTCCGTTCTGCTGATTGGGTCTTACCAAAAATTGAAAATGAAACTAAAGTTATCATTGTTGACTTTCACGCTGAGGCAACTGCAGAGAAAATTGCAATGTCTCATTATCTTGATGGAAGAGTCAGTGCATTGATTGGGACTCATACTCACATCCAAACTTCGGATGAACGAATAATGCCAAAAGGAACTGGTTACATTACTGACGCAGGAATGTCTGGTCCCTATGAGTCGGTAGTTGGTATGAAAGTTCAGGCTGCAGTGAACAGGTTTTTATACCAAACTCCCCAAAAATATGAAGCAGCGACTAATGATGTTCATCTCTGCGGCGTATTTTTAAAAGTAGATTCTGATTCAGGAAAAACAACACTTATAGAAAGAATTTTGTTTCCTGATTTTGTTAAAAGTATTCAAAACTAA
- a CDS encoding GIY-YIG nuclease family protein → MITSEFPSTLLKDAEFSVLDVETTGLSARNNRVIEIGIVKIKDLKIIDKFSTLINPGCNIPYFITQFTGIANSDVEYSPCFYDIIEEIEEFIGDSIISGHNLSFDEGFLRYEFIRNGFEPLSNLNVCTLKLSRKIFPELKSKSLASVSQHLKIINKDAHRALSDAEATANILVKLIKILSKDKKIKSLQQLLEFESSSVAINQIIKLPKDIHDSLYSLPDVPGVYYFLNKKNEVIYIGKAKSLKDRVRSYFSPTTISKQKTIVRQAVKIKTEITNSELTALLLESESIKLINPKHNRQLKKYGNKYFIRITKTHRYPKAEITTKFDFDGDDYFGLFISRRKAEIVLDIINKTFSLRECDDKEFKKGKKCFLADIERCTAPCVKNINQDYSDELKKVYEFLSGGNQSALNRMLNKMKEYAAKEKYEKAAETKFVIDLMLTQTHKSSLLSEPINKANVLFEVSEGMNKDFILLLEGKYFIKKESTSGKDSFENALEDYYLQTSRIDTNPTEEDLEKMKISLNWLTKNRNKVRIFYLKDFQSKEELFNVMSSNNPSPKKSFKNFSLKRLVINNIEEDDN, encoded by the coding sequence ATGATTACATCAGAATTTCCATCAACATTACTTAAAGACGCAGAATTCAGCGTTCTGGATGTTGAAACAACTGGTCTTTCTGCAAGAAACAATCGCGTAATCGAAATTGGAATTGTTAAAATAAAAGACCTGAAAATCATCGATAAGTTTTCAACACTTATAAATCCAGGTTGTAATATTCCATATTTCATAACTCAGTTTACAGGTATTGCAAATAGTGATGTTGAATATTCGCCATGCTTTTATGATATAATCGAAGAAATCGAGGAGTTTATTGGGGACTCAATTATTAGTGGACACAATTTAAGTTTTGATGAGGGATTTTTGCGTTATGAATTTATAAGAAATGGATTTGAACCACTGAGTAATCTCAATGTCTGCACATTAAAATTATCAAGAAAAATATTTCCAGAACTTAAAAGCAAATCTCTCGCATCAGTATCACAACATCTGAAGATAATAAATAAAGATGCTCACCGCGCATTGTCAGATGCTGAAGCCACAGCAAATATTCTTGTCAAACTGATAAAAATATTATCAAAAGATAAAAAGATTAAATCACTTCAGCAGTTGTTAGAATTTGAATCGTCATCGGTTGCTATTAACCAAATCATCAAATTACCAAAAGATATTCACGACTCACTTTATTCACTACCAGATGTTCCTGGCGTTTATTATTTCCTGAATAAAAAAAATGAAGTGATTTATATCGGCAAAGCGAAGTCACTAAAAGATAGAGTCAGAAGTTACTTTTCACCGACAACCATCAGCAAGCAAAAAACAATTGTCAGACAGGCAGTAAAAATTAAAACCGAGATAACAAACTCTGAACTTACTGCACTGCTGCTTGAATCGGAAAGTATTAAACTAATTAATCCAAAGCACAACCGTCAATTAAAAAAGTATGGCAATAAATATTTTATCAGGATAACAAAAACTCATAGGTATCCGAAAGCAGAAATAACAACTAAATTTGATTTTGATGGCGATGATTATTTCGGATTATTTATATCCAGACGAAAAGCCGAAATTGTTCTTGATATAATCAACAAAACATTTTCATTACGCGAATGTGACGATAAAGAATTTAAGAAAGGAAAGAAATGTTTTCTGGCTGATATTGAAAGATGCACAGCACCTTGTGTAAAAAATATTAATCAGGATTATTCTGACGAACTTAAAAAAGTCTATGAATTTCTTTCAGGCGGCAACCAATCTGCACTTAATCGTATGTTGAACAAGATGAAAGAATACGCTGCCAAAGAAAAATATGAAAAAGCTGCTGAGACAAAATTTGTAATCGATTTAATGCTTACTCAAACCCACAAATCTTCTCTTCTTTCTGAACCGATTAATAAAGCGAATGTTTTATTTGAAGTCTCTGAAGGGATGAACAAGGATTTCATCCTTTTACTTGAAGGAAAATACTTTATTAAAAAAGAATCAACATCAGGGAAAGATAGTTTTGAAAATGCTCTCGAAGATTATTATTTACAAACTTCAAGAATAGATACAAATCCAACAGAGGAAGATCTTGAAAAGATGAAGATATCATTGAACTGGCTGACTAAAAACCGGAATAAAGTTAGAATATTTTATTTGAAAGATTTTCAATCGAAGGAGGAATTATTTAATGTTATGAGTTCGAATAACCCATCTCCTAAAAAATCTTTCAAGAATTTTAGTTTGAAAAGACTGGTGATTAATAACATTGAAGAAGACGACAACTAA
- a CDS encoding MATE family efflux transporter, with protein MTSLKKHILSTFELAYPIIIGQLGIIMMGVVDSLMVGHLSAAHLAAASLGNSLAFILMIIGIGVSLAVTPLVAIAVGANKYDECGIYFRQSLLVNSTLSIFLAFAIFFAAGLIEYFDQPPEVQILAKSYMRIIGFSTLPLMVFQTYKQFIEGFSIMKPAMIIAILANLINAFVNWILIFGELGFPRLELNGAGWATFASRLFMAICIMIYVMKSKLFRQYNVSFHFKNFNRHIIKKILSLGLPSGFQYFFEIGAFSFAVVMVGWLGTKQLAAHQIAINLASISFMAVLGISVAGSIRVGNAVGMKDIFETRRAGFTASLLGAFVMFISGVIFILFRNHLPTLYVQDDQVINYASSLLIIAALFQLSDGTQAVGIGILRGLTDVKIPTAITFIAYWIVGLPIGYLLGFTFDLGVQGVWIGLLLGLTTSAILLTIRFNSRSKHIITV; from the coding sequence ATGACCAGCTTAAAAAAACATATTCTTAGCACTTTCGAATTAGCATACCCCATAATAATCGGTCAACTCGGAATAATTATGATGGGAGTTGTTGATAGCTTAATGGTAGGACATCTTAGTGCTGCTCATCTGGCTGCTGCATCCCTCGGAAATAGTCTGGCATTTATTTTAATGATTATTGGAATAGGTGTTTCACTTGCAGTGACACCATTAGTTGCAATTGCTGTTGGTGCAAATAAGTATGATGAGTGCGGAATTTATTTTCGTCAGTCACTTTTAGTGAATAGCACCTTGTCAATATTTTTAGCATTTGCAATTTTTTTTGCTGCAGGATTGATAGAATATTTTGATCAGCCGCCTGAAGTTCAAATTCTTGCGAAATCCTATATGAGAATAATTGGATTTAGCACATTACCTTTGATGGTTTTTCAAACATATAAACAGTTCATCGAAGGCTTTTCAATCATGAAACCAGCGATGATTATTGCAATTCTCGCTAATCTAATAAACGCATTCGTGAACTGGATATTAATATTTGGTGAACTGGGATTTCCTCGATTGGAACTCAATGGAGCTGGTTGGGCAACATTTGCTTCAAGATTATTTATGGCTATTTGCATAATGATCTATGTGATGAAAAGTAAATTATTCAGGCAATATAATGTTTCATTTCATTTTAAAAATTTTAACAGACATATAATTAAAAAAATTCTTTCACTCGGCTTGCCAAGCGGATTCCAGTATTTCTTTGAAATTGGAGCATTCTCATTTGCAGTAGTTATGGTTGGTTGGCTCGGAACTAAACAATTAGCAGCACATCAGATTGCTATAAATCTTGCATCAATTTCTTTCATGGCTGTACTTGGAATTTCTGTAGCAGGCTCTATCAGAGTTGGAAACGCTGTTGGTATGAAAGATATTTTCGAAACACGAAGAGCTGGATTTACTGCGTCATTACTCGGAGCTTTTGTCATGTTTATATCAGGCGTGATTTTTATTTTATTCCGAAATCATTTACCAACGCTCTATGTTCAGGATGATCAGGTGATTAACTATGCTTCATCTTTATTAATTATTGCAGCGCTGTTTCAATTATCCGATGGAACTCAAGCAGTTGGAATTGGAATTCTTCGCGGTTTAACTGATGTTAAAATTCCAACTGCAATTACATTCATTGCTTATTGGATTGTAGGATTACCAATAGGATATCTGTTGGGATTTACTTTTGATTTGGGTGTTCAGGGAGTTTGGATTGGACTTCTTTTAGGATTAACAACTTCAGCGATTTTGCTTACAATTCGATTCAATTCCAGAAGTAAGCATATTATTACAGTTTAA
- a CDS encoding collagen-like protein, with product MKKISSLLRLLVAGIFLVGMFAACEGPEGPQGPKGDKGDPGEPGPGSFVNWEGFKEGIKCADCHNPDFDTTYFVWARKYQWILSKHAVGGDYERNTAQCAACHTTEGYLQSQMGRQVTDNIHASPPGCFACHSPHSRADFSLRTEDPVTIMSGVAGVPDYVFDYGKGNLCATCHKTRSINPEPDPTKTASTDVITISTNRWYPHYGVQAQMLAGEGGFEFQGYTFSNSYHANSQVIKDEGCIVCHMADPNAGTGFGGGHTMNIRYEGTYGEEQQLISGCTISGCHSTPFDLNYEDSQTETHHLLDSLHTLLVDRGWLNPSTGLLNASSSNPLVISPAYLSGAIFNYYFVEHDLSFGSHNTKYAHQLLEASIAELTAGE from the coding sequence ATGAAAAAAATAAGCAGCCTACTTAGATTACTCGTCGCAGGAATCTTTTTAGTGGGTATGTTTGCAGCCTGCGAAGGACCCGAAGGCCCACAAGGTCCAAAAGGCGATAAAGGTGATCCAGGAGAACCAGGTCCAGGATCTTTTGTTAACTGGGAAGGATTTAAAGAAGGGATTAAATGTGCTGACTGTCATAATCCTGACTTTGATACAACTTATTTTGTTTGGGCAAGAAAATATCAGTGGATACTCTCAAAACATGCAGTAGGTGGAGATTATGAAAGAAACACTGCACAATGTGCTGCCTGCCATACAACCGAGGGTTATCTACAGTCACAAATGGGAAGACAAGTTACTGATAATATTCATGCTTCTCCTCCGGGATGTTTTGCTTGTCACTCTCCGCACTCAAGAGCAGATTTCTCACTTCGTACTGAAGATCCGGTAACAATAATGTCTGGAGTTGCTGGTGTTCCAGATTATGTTTTCGATTACGGAAAAGGTAATCTATGCGCAACTTGCCATAAAACCAGATCCATAAATCCAGAACCAGATCCAACGAAAACAGCTAGTACAGATGTAATAACAATTTCAACAAATCGCTGGTATCCTCATTATGGAGTTCAAGCTCAGATGCTTGCCGGTGAAGGTGGTTTTGAGTTCCAGGGTTATACATTTAGCAATTCATACCATGCTAATAGTCAGGTAATTAAAGACGAAGGCTGTATAGTTTGTCATATGGCAGATCCAAATGCAGGAACTGGTTTTGGAGGTGGTCATACCATGAATATCAGATATGAAGGCACATATGGTGAAGAACAACAATTGATAAGTGGTTGTACAATTTCAGGTTGCCATTCAACACCTTTTGATCTAAATTATGAAGATAGTCAAACTGAAACCCATCATCTTCTTGACAGTTTACACACGTTGCTTGTTGATCGTGGATGGCTCAATCCAAGTACTGGACTTTTAAATGCAAGCAGCAGCAATCCTCTAGTCATTTCACCGGCTTACTTATCCGGTGCAATATTCAACTATTATTTTGTTGAACATGATTTAAGTTTTGGTTCTCATAATACAAAATATGCTCACCAATTACTCGAAGCTTCAATTGCAGAATTAACTGCAGGTGAATAA
- a CDS encoding CxxxxCH/CxxCH domain-containing protein, whose protein sequence is MTKIVLTYITLILAFLLVAACSELNTDIPSVPKINTHGDSLYSSTSKNFHPKTIANSPNGMYDCSECHAADFSGGTAKAGCNKCHPTINVHLSGILDPASNNFHGKYIRNDQWEMSGCQSCHAENYSGGYVSPTCLNCHNNAAGPENCTTCHGSPTSNAPPKDINGNTSTTERGVGAHQIHLKGGIVGRNLTCTECHNVPGGVYTPGHVDSELPAEVLMNNPRANLVTNEPNTTQYDSTLALFVPNPSYNPNDLTCGNTYCHGYFKNGNLDNKPVWTNPSTSACGSCHGNGTNPLPKISAAGGSHPNNENCSNCHGGVVDANKNIINPAKHIDGLLNLFGNDIEF, encoded by the coding sequence ATGACTAAAATAGTTTTAACATATATTACTCTTATTCTGGCTTTCCTTTTAGTTGCAGCCTGCAGCGAATTAAATACTGATATACCGTCAGTTCCAAAAATTAATACTCACGGTGATAGTTTATATTCTTCTACGTCAAAAAATTTTCATCCGAAAACAATTGCGAATTCACCGAATGGAATGTATGATTGCAGTGAATGTCATGCAGCAGATTTTTCAGGTGGAACTGCAAAAGCTGGCTGTAACAAATGTCATCCCACTATTAATGTTCACTTAAGCGGAATATTGGATCCAGCTAGTAATAACTTTCATGGAAAATATATCAGGAATGATCAGTGGGAGATGAGCGGCTGTCAGAGCTGTCATGCTGAAAATTACTCAGGTGGATATGTTTCACCTACTTGTCTTAATTGTCATAACAATGCAGCAGGTCCGGAAAATTGTACGACGTGTCACGGCAGCCCAACAAGTAACGCACCACCAAAGGATATTAACGGGAACACTTCAACAACAGAACGAGGAGTTGGCGCTCATCAAATACATCTTAAAGGTGGGATAGTTGGAAGAAATCTAACTTGCACTGAGTGTCATAATGTTCCTGGTGGAGTATATACACCTGGTCACGTTGATTCGGAACTTCCGGCTGAAGTTCTAATGAATAATCCAAGAGCAAATTTAGTAACTAATGAACCTAATACTACGCAATATGATTCAACACTCGCTCTGTTTGTTCCAAATCCATCTTATAATCCGAACGATTTAACTTGTGGTAATACATATTGTCACGGTTACTTTAAAAATGGGAATCTGGATAACAAACCGGTTTGGACAAATCCATCAACCTCTGCGTGCGGAAGTTGTCATGGTAATGGTACTAACCCATTACCCAAGATTTCAGCAGCTGGCGGGAGTCATCCAAATAATGAAAATTGTTCGAATTGTCATGGTGGGGTAGTGGATGCAAATAAAAATATAATTAATCCTGCTAAGCATATAGATGGGTTGTTAAATCTTTTTGGAAATGATATTGAATTCTAG